A single region of the Deltaproteobacteria bacterium genome encodes:
- a CDS encoding putative Ig domain-containing protein codes for MEMKLRWSLVVLSVFMAIFLLGCGDDDDDSSGDPSDDDASVDDDSADDDADDDSADDDTWPPLPDDDTDAPDPFAIVHDFPPVAEPGEAYSYVFEAQNGVAPYHGWAVVDGELPAGLSLDASTGALTGTPLDDEETLYLFVIEAGDSSTEPQTAMETFGIRVGDPGEDGPLLKRARAYQEVYLARHNSDGLSVTADNPDDPGGDYWFSDLGDACFIHGNASAGAAFRYAVEQSEEALDNVRLHVRGLDLLNRVNGVPGLLSRSYMPKDAPMAPNEFTQFWPINDDHEGEGEFADYYWKGDVSIDQYSGELVGLATTWDLVPDEDVRADVRRTVEEIADHMWGNDFRIIDADGAPTQYGDFRCFSLEGWPVPNGLTSAASLAWMRLAERVSDEPRFGEYYQELVTRGCPDNVQHYLWLYLGYQTKHYNVYMGFENLFVLTSLEDSPALREQYIAGFRHLLWESGDGLAWRRGGVEENPTFTSWYLSSTGYRDPVAVMKAIKQMDVFVDAPLRDRYIQNSANPDIEKNPEKTDWALYPLPANLRVPDMCIWHRSPYGLDGGDDAGRERSGHDYMLPYWMMRKLGWIGPEW; via the coding sequence ATGGAAATGAAACTCCGATGGTCTCTGGTCGTTCTTTCGGTGTTCATGGCGATCTTTCTTTTGGGATGCGGCGATGACGACGACGATTCGTCGGGCGATCCCTCGGACGACGACGCTTCCGTCGATGACGATTCGGCGGATGACGACGCGGATGACGACAGCGCGGACGATGACACCTGGCCGCCGCTGCCCGATGACGACACGGACGCGCCCGATCCCTTTGCGATCGTCCACGACTTTCCGCCGGTGGCCGAGCCCGGCGAGGCTTACAGCTACGTCTTCGAGGCGCAAAACGGCGTCGCTCCCTATCATGGATGGGCCGTCGTGGACGGCGAGTTGCCCGCGGGTCTTTCGCTCGACGCTTCAACCGGGGCGCTGACCGGCACGCCTCTCGACGACGAGGAGACGCTCTACCTGTTCGTGATCGAGGCGGGCGATTCGTCGACCGAGCCGCAAACCGCGATGGAGACGTTCGGCATCCGTGTCGGCGACCCGGGCGAGGACGGCCCCTTGCTCAAGCGCGCCCGCGCCTATCAGGAGGTCTATCTCGCCCGCCACAACAGCGACGGCCTGTCCGTCACCGCCGACAACCCGGACGATCCGGGCGGCGACTACTGGTTTTCGGATCTGGGCGACGCGTGTTTCATCCACGGCAACGCGTCGGCGGGCGCGGCGTTTCGCTATGCCGTGGAGCAGAGCGAAGAGGCTCTCGACAACGTGCGTCTGCACGTGCGCGGCCTGGATCTGCTCAACCGGGTCAACGGCGTGCCGGGCCTGCTCTCGCGCAGCTATATGCCCAAGGACGCCCCGATGGCGCCGAACGAGTTCACGCAGTTTTGGCCGATCAACGACGACCACGAGGGCGAGGGCGAATTCGCCGACTATTACTGGAAGGGCGACGTGAGCATCGACCAGTATTCGGGCGAGTTGGTGGGGCTTGCGACCACGTGGGATCTCGTCCCCGACGAAGACGTGCGCGCCGACGTGCGCCGCACGGTGGAAGAGATCGCCGATCACATGTGGGGCAACGACTTTCGCATCATCGACGCGGACGGCGCGCCCACGCAGTACGGCGACTTCCGGTGCTTTTCCCTCGAAGGCTGGCCCGTGCCCAACGGCCTGACCTCGGCGGCGAGCCTCGCGTGGATGCGCCTCGCCGAGCGCGTGTCTGACGAACCCCGTTTCGGCGAATACTATCAGGAACTCGTGACGCGCGGCTGCCCGGACAACGTGCAGCATTATCTGTGGCTGTACCTGGGTTATCAGACCAAGCACTACAACGTGTACATGGGCTTCGAAAATCTGTTCGTGCTCACTTCGCTCGAAGACTCGCCGGCCCTGCGCGAACAGTACATCGCGGGATTCCGTCATCTGCTGTGGGAATCGGGCGACGGTCTCGCATGGCGGCGGGGCGGCGTCGAGGAAAACCCCACGTTCACGTCATGGTATCTGTCGTCGACCGGCTATCGCGATCCCGTCGCCGTCATGAAGGCGATCAAACAGATGGACGTATTCGTCGACGCGCCGCTGCGCGACCGATACATCCAGAACAGCGCCAACCCCGACATCGAGAAAAATCCCGAGAAAACCGATTGGGCGCTCTATCCGCTGCCCGCGAACCTGCGCGTTCCCGACATGTGCATCTGGCACCGTAGCCCCTACGGACTCGATGGTGGCGATGACGCGGGACGCGAGCGCAGCGGCCACGACTACATGCTGCCTTATTGGATGATGCGAAAGCTCGGCTGGATCGGGCCGGAGTGGTGA
- a CDS encoding ATP-binding protein, with protein MLIEFRVANHRSIRDEQVLTMEAANIGAKDDPIPRSVPGYSKKLLPAAAIYGANASGKSNVLSAFEYMRRFVLTSMREWDPASGVPRVAFAWSGAANTESLFEVEFLIDNIRYNYGFAANDERFLEEWLYAWPNKRRQMWFVRDIDEFKFGSTLRGDKLPINQFTRPDSLFLSVAAQFNHEQLTPIYRWFGNTSVINLESITTRRALPYFGEQLASIKLMQWQDRQLKMDFASNNEESSQNLDRFRSMIKSADLGIEDFKFEDIESSLQVERPLSSNRMLRPARKRVMVKHQPGSIEAWLPLAEESKGTQAMFRIAPEIISALNSGGLLVVDELEASMHPLLSIMLIMQFNDPKINKKNAQMIFSTHDTKLLAPSVEGFRFRRDQIWITEKGGDGETKLYPLTDFRPRNGENIERGYLMGR; from the coding sequence ATGTTGATCGAATTTCGCGTAGCCAATCACCGCTCCATCCGGGACGAACAGGTCCTCACCATGGAGGCCGCGAACATCGGGGCGAAGGACGATCCGATCCCGCGATCCGTCCCGGGGTACTCCAAGAAGCTCCTGCCCGCCGCCGCCATCTACGGCGCGAACGCGAGCGGGAAGAGCAATGTTTTATCGGCTTTTGAATACATGCGACGATTTGTGTTAACATCCATGAGAGAATGGGATCCCGCTTCTGGGGTTCCGCGAGTAGCATTTGCTTGGTCCGGCGCTGCGAATACTGAATCTCTCTTTGAAGTAGAGTTCTTAATTGACAACATACGTTATAACTACGGCTTCGCAGCAAACGATGAGAGATTTTTGGAAGAGTGGTTATATGCTTGGCCAAATAAAAGAAGGCAAATGTGGTTTGTTCGCGATATTGACGAATTCAAATTTGGATCGACTCTTCGAGGAGACAAATTACCCATAAATCAGTTTACTAGGCCAGATTCGCTTTTCTTGTCCGTCGCGGCCCAGTTCAACCACGAACAACTCACACCCATATATCGGTGGTTTGGGAATACTTCTGTCATCAATTTGGAAAGCATTACGACCAGGAGAGCATTGCCGTATTTCGGAGAGCAACTCGCGTCAATTAAGCTAATGCAGTGGCAGGACAGGCAACTCAAGATGGATTTTGCGTCGAATAATGAGGAAAGTTCACAAAATCTCGACCGATTTCGAAGTATGATAAAGTCAGCAGATCTCGGAATAGAAGATTTTAAATTCGAAGATATTGAATCCAGCTTACAGGTGGAGCGCCCGTTATCATCAAATCGGATGTTGCGCCCGGCCAGAAAGCGCGTGATGGTTAAACATCAGCCCGGCTCCATTGAAGCTTGGCTCCCTTTGGCCGAGGAGTCGAAAGGAACACAAGCAATGTTTAGAATTGCGCCGGAAATAATTTCCGCGCTAAATTCCGGAGGGTTGCTGGTCGTTGACGAATTGGAAGCAAGCATGCATCCCTTATTGTCGATTATGTTAATTATGCAATTTAACGATCCGAAAATAAATAAAAAAAACGCTCAGATGATATTTTCAACCCATGATACAAAACTTTTGGCCCCCTCAGTCGAGGGATTTAGATTCAGGAGGGATCAAATCTGGATCACCGAAAAAGGTGGCGACGGAGAAACGAAGCTGTACCCGCTGACGGATTTCCGCCCACGAAATGGGGAAAATATCGAACGCGGTTATTTAATGGGCAGA
- the nikR gene encoding nickel-responsive transcriptional regulator NikR — translation MELERISLTIDRDLMRRFDALLARTGHTNRSEAIRDLIRARLVEETWTAEDTDAVATITMVYDHEKRELADKLTETGHAHHEQILASMHVHLDRRHCLEVIALRGAPAELRHIADHMIGMKGVKHGQLAMTSAKFEKPDGK, via the coding sequence ATGGAACTCGAACGCATCAGCCTGACCATCGACCGCGACCTCATGCGCCGGTTCGACGCGCTGCTCGCGCGAACGGGGCACACGAACCGTTCCGAGGCGATCCGCGATCTGATTCGTGCGCGGCTGGTCGAGGAGACGTGGACGGCCGAGGACACCGACGCCGTCGCGACGATCACGATGGTGTACGACCACGAGAAGCGAGAGCTGGCCGACAAGCTCACCGAGACCGGCCACGCGCACCACGAGCAGATCCTCGCGTCGATGCACGTGCATCTCGATCGACGTCACTGCCTCGAGGTGATCGCTCTGCGCGGCGCGCCGGCCGAACTGCGTCACATCGCCGACCACATGATCGGCATGAAGGGCGTGAAGCACGGGCAACTCGCCATGACCAGCGCGAAGTTCGAAAAGCCGGACGGCAAATGA
- a CDS encoding S8 family serine peptidase translates to MRKDLSRAARVMGLAACVLLISVAAFAQTAPSVNVIPGQYIVTLNPQVKDSVDFAVARGISPKNAYNHALKGFAARLTAAQLRLLERDKDVVAIEPDTIVRANAQTVPTGIKRSYFDLLLNGTTVNADIAIIDTGIQLNHPDLTVVKGVDCRTLDRKTKDCKIGGADDNGHGTHVAGSAAAIDNGVGVVGTAPGARLHAVKVLDRNGSGTTSGVIQGIDWVKRNAATIEVANMSLGGSGSDDRDGQSCSTSTNSYHKAICSAVGAGVTFVVAAGNEKKDAGLSLPAAYDEVITVSALADFDGLEGRLGTGNFAFSSCTESVDDSFACFSNYGHDVDIMAPGVGIYSTYKGSSYATMSGTSMASPHVAGAAARVKAANPGFTPAQVKAALVAAGDPLPCDASPSSCSDDPDGVQEPLLQP, encoded by the coding sequence ATGCGTAAGGATTTGAGCCGCGCCGCCCGGGTCATGGGACTTGCCGCGTGCGTGCTGTTGATTTCGGTCGCCGCGTTCGCGCAGACCGCGCCCAGCGTCAACGTGATCCCCGGACAGTACATCGTGACGTTGAATCCGCAGGTAAAGGACTCGGTGGACTTCGCCGTCGCGCGCGGCATCTCGCCGAAGAACGCTTACAACCATGCGCTCAAGGGTTTCGCGGCGCGACTCACGGCGGCGCAGCTTCGTCTGCTCGAACGGGACAAGGACGTGGTGGCCATCGAGCCGGACACGATCGTGCGCGCGAACGCGCAAACCGTTCCGACCGGAATCAAGCGCAGCTATTTTGACCTGTTACTGAACGGCACGACGGTGAACGCCGACATCGCGATCATCGACACCGGCATCCAGCTCAACCACCCGGACCTCACCGTGGTGAAGGGCGTCGATTGCCGCACGCTCGATCGCAAGACGAAAGACTGCAAGATTGGCGGCGCGGACGACAACGGCCATGGCACGCACGTCGCGGGTTCCGCCGCCGCGATCGACAACGGCGTGGGCGTGGTCGGCACGGCCCCCGGCGCGCGGCTCCACGCGGTGAAGGTCCTCGACCGAAACGGCTCGGGCACCACGTCCGGCGTCATCCAGGGCATCGATTGGGTCAAGCGCAACGCGGCCACCATCGAAGTCGCCAACATGAGCCTCGGCGGTTCCGGTTCCGACGACCGCGACGGCCAAAGCTGCTCGACCTCGACGAACTCGTATCACAAGGCGATCTGCTCGGCGGTGGGCGCGGGCGTGACGTTTGTCGTCGCCGCGGGCAACGAGAAAAAGGACGCGGGGTTGTCCCTGCCCGCCGCGTATGACGAAGTCATCACCGTTTCGGCCCTCGCGGATTTCGACGGTCTCGAAGGACGCCTGGGCACGGGCAACTTCGCGTTCAGCTCGTGTACGGAAAGCGTGGACGATTCATTCGCGTGCTTTTCCAACTACGGGCACGACGTGGACATCATGGCGCCCGGCGTCGGCATCTATTCGACCTACAAGGGCAGCTCGTACGCGACCATGAGCGGAACCAGCATGGCGAGCCCGCACGTCGCGGGGGCGGCCGCGCGCGTCAAGGCCGCGAACCCGGGTTTCACACCCGCGCAGGTCAAGGCCGCGCTGGTCGCCGCGGGCGATCCGCTGCCTTGCGACGCGTCCCCCTCGTCCTGCTCGGACGATCCAGACGGCGTGCAGGAGCCGTTGCTCCAGCCGTAA